Proteins from a genomic interval of Fimbriimonadaceae bacterium:
- a CDS encoding peptidylprolyl isomerase: MIALLLAALAVAAMAGGPSTDEPKDTDEVAVLETAKGKIILAFNPEFAPNHVENFKSLVKEGFYDGTRFHRCIAGFMVQGGDPQTKDLEKARMWGTGGKMVDGQQRYVKAEFSGFKHTRGVLSMARSSDPDSASSQFFIMVKDSPFLDGKYSAFGHVVKGMEAVDEIVKTGDVNNNGAVKPSEAVEIKSAKLMTWADAKKTG; the protein is encoded by the coding sequence GTGATCGCTCTCCTTCTCGCCGCCCTGGCTGTCGCGGCCATGGCGGGTGGGCCGTCGACGGACGAACCCAAGGACACCGACGAGGTGGCCGTGCTGGAGACGGCCAAAGGCAAGATCATCCTCGCCTTCAACCCGGAGTTCGCGCCAAACCACGTCGAGAACTTCAAGTCACTCGTCAAGGAGGGCTTCTATGACGGCACCCGGTTCCACCGGTGTATCGCCGGGTTCATGGTCCAGGGAGGCGACCCGCAGACGAAGGATCTGGAGAAGGCGCGGATGTGGGGCACGGGCGGCAAGATGGTCGACGGCCAACAGCGCTACGTCAAGGCGGAGTTCTCCGGCTTCAAGCACACCCGCGGCGTCTTGAGCATGGCCCGGAGCAGCGACCCGGACTCGGCGAGCAGCCAGTTCTTCATCATGGTGAAGGACAGCCCGTTCCTCGACGGCAAGTATTCCGCGTTCGGCCATGTCGTCAAAGGCATGGAGGCAGTCGACGAGATCGTCAAGACGGGCGACGTCAATAACAACGGTGCGGTCAAGCCGTCCGAAGCCGTCGAGATCAAATCGGCCAAGCTCATGACTTGGGCCGACGCCAAGAAGACCGGCTGA
- a CDS encoding zinc-ribbon domain-containing protein translates to MARVCPRCAKENPDDARFCSKCGLDFSQVVETGPTTETRFCHWHPREATNLACGRCGRPVCTKCVVLGPAGPRCRECARSNVAVRPAAVLYSLSQGLKGVLRQGPYTIWIWVVVASMLFGMVRGCMGLFGREGPQRQPASEQTQSFNDRPSRE, encoded by the coding sequence ATGGCAAGGGTCTGCCCGCGCTGCGCCAAGGAGAACCCGGACGACGCCCGGTTCTGCTCGAAGTGCGGGCTAGATTTTTCTCAAGTCGTTGAAACCGGCCCGACCACGGAGACGCGGTTCTGCCACTGGCACCCACGTGAGGCGACCAACCTGGCCTGTGGCCGTTGCGGACGCCCGGTGTGCACCAAGTGTGTCGTCCTCGGCCCGGCCGGCCCCAGGTGCCGCGAGTGCGCCCGCTCGAACGTCGCCGTCCGCCCTGCCGCCGTCCTCTACTCGCTGAGCCAGGGTCTGAAGGGGGTGCTCCGTCAAGGGCCCTACACAATCTGGATCTGGGTCGTCGTCGCCAGCATGCTCTTCGGCATGGTGCGCGGGTGCATGGGCCTGTTCGGGCGGGAAGGGCCCCAACGTCAACCCGCGTCAGAGCAGACCCAGAGCTTTAACGACCGCCCGTCCCGCGAGTAG
- the nuoI gene encoding NADH-quinone oxidoreductase subunit NuoI, producing MSFDIFRDVAQPIVAGFGITARRLKEEKVTVQYPEERREQFPRTRWRHVLTRYDSGLERCIGCSLCAGACPAKCIYVEAAENTDEARFSPGERYSHRYEINMLRCIFCGYCQDACPTGAIVLRKDFELANYEREDFIYTKEMLLEPIR from the coding sequence GTGAGCTTCGACATCTTCCGCGACGTCGCCCAACCGATCGTCGCCGGCTTCGGCATCACCGCACGCCGGCTCAAGGAAGAAAAGGTCACCGTCCAATACCCCGAAGAGCGGCGCGAGCAGTTTCCGCGCACCCGCTGGCGTCACGTCCTGACCCGGTACGACTCTGGTCTGGAGCGGTGCATCGGCTGTTCACTCTGCGCGGGCGCATGTCCGGCCAAGTGCATCTACGTCGAGGCCGCCGAAAACACGGACGAGGCCCGGTTCTCGCCAGGCGAGCGTTATTCCCACCGCTACGAGATCAACATGCTCCGCTGCATCTTCTGCGGGTATTGCCAAGACGCCTGCCCGACCGGGGCGATTGTCCTCCGCAAGGATTTCGAACTGGCCAACTATGAGCGCGAGGACTTTATCTACACGAAAGAGATGCTCCTCGAGCCGATCCGATAG
- a CDS encoding Gfo/Idh/MocA family oxidoreductase, translated as MSHDLTRREVLKTAAATGAALTVPSMVFAETPGAATFKIGVIGCGGRGSGAVVDHLTASPNSVLHAMADVFPDRLEGSYNNLKEAMKDRVKVADDHKFTGFDAYQKLLKTDCDIVILATPPGFRPWHLEAAVDAGKHIFMEKPVAVDGYGIRKVFEASEKAKAKNLAVVAGTQRRHDLGYKEMMKRIHNGDIGEILEMSCYWNQGGLWMHPRQASWSDMEWQLRNWLYFTWLSGDHIVEQHIHNLDVCLWAKQAHPVKAVALGGRQTRVDPAYGHIYDHFAVEYTFADGSRMHSYCRQQDGTPSNVSERINGTKGVGSSEAFNKSPVEITGARPYRWDTKQKLPNPYVLEHADLVKSIMDGKPLNEGRQVAESVLTAILGRLAAYSGQVVTWEQALGTKSTMPTDLKMGPLPVPDVAMPGKYQVE; from the coding sequence ATGTCCCATGACCTGACCCGTAGAGAAGTGTTGAAAACTGCCGCCGCAACTGGTGCGGCCCTGACTGTCCCCAGCATGGTGTTCGCCGAGACGCCCGGCGCAGCGACGTTCAAGATCGGCGTCATCGGCTGCGGCGGTCGCGGCAGCGGCGCCGTCGTCGACCACCTCACCGCGAGCCCGAACTCGGTGCTCCACGCGATGGCCGACGTCTTCCCCGACCGACTGGAGGGCTCCTACAACAACCTGAAGGAGGCGATGAAGGACCGGGTGAAGGTGGCCGACGACCACAAGTTCACCGGCTTCGACGCTTATCAGAAGCTGCTCAAGACCGACTGCGACATCGTCATCCTCGCGACCCCGCCCGGTTTCCGACCATGGCACCTGGAAGCCGCCGTCGACGCCGGTAAGCACATCTTCATGGAGAAGCCGGTGGCGGTGGACGGATACGGTATCCGCAAGGTCTTCGAGGCCTCGGAAAAGGCGAAGGCCAAGAACCTTGCCGTCGTTGCAGGCACCCAGCGTCGCCACGACCTTGGCTACAAGGAGATGATGAAGCGCATCCACAACGGCGACATCGGCGAGATCCTTGAGATGAGCTGTTACTGGAACCAGGGCGGCCTGTGGATGCACCCCAGACAGGCCAGCTGGAGCGACATGGAGTGGCAACTGCGCAACTGGCTCTACTTCACCTGGCTCAGCGGCGACCACATCGTCGAGCAGCACATCCATAACCTGGACGTGTGCCTCTGGGCCAAGCAGGCCCACCCGGTCAAGGCCGTCGCCCTCGGCGGGCGCCAGACACGGGTCGACCCCGCCTACGGCCACATTTACGACCACTTCGCCGTCGAATACACCTTTGCCGACGGGTCGCGGATGCACAGCTACTGCCGCCAGCAGGACGGGACGCCGAGCAACGTCAGCGAGCGGATCAACGGCACCAAGGGCGTCGGCAGTTCGGAGGCCTTCAACAAGTCACCGGTCGAAATCACCGGCGCACGCCCCTACCGCTGGGACACGAAGCAGAAGCTTCCCAACCCCTACGTCCTGGAGCACGCCGACCTCGTCAAGTCGATCATGGACGGCAAGCCGCTCAATGAAGGCCGACAAGTCGCCGAGTCGGTCCTCACCGCGATCCTTGGGCGCTTGGCCGCCTACAGCGGGCAAGTCGTCACCTGGGAGCAGGCGCTGGGCACCAAGAGCACGATGCCGACCGACCTGAAGATGGGCCCGCTTCCCGTGCCTGACGTGGCGATGCCCGGCAAGTACCAGGTGGAATGA
- a CDS encoding peptidylprolyl isomerase, translating to MKAPIFALAGCVAAAFLFGCAEKPEPAASGETTKQPEATKPAEAPKPTEEATGKLPTEPKDGEDVAVIDTDKGKIVFMFYPQKAPKHVENFKELANAKFYDGVRFHRCMPGFMIQTGDPLSKDTGKYDMWGTGGNMVDGKEKFVPAEFTDIHHARGIVSMARANDPNSASSQFFIVTDNAPTLDGKYSAFGWVVSGMDVADAIVKTGPSDPNENGKVKKDDAVTVKSIRIEKWPVK from the coding sequence ATGAAGGCACCGATCTTCGCTCTAGCAGGGTGCGTGGCCGCCGCATTTCTGTTCGGTTGCGCCGAGAAGCCCGAGCCCGCGGCATCCGGCGAGACCACCAAGCAACCCGAGGCGACCAAACCCGCCGAAGCCCCGAAACCCACCGAGGAGGCGACCGGCAAGCTCCCGACCGAACCGAAGGACGGAGAGGACGTCGCCGTCATCGACACCGACAAGGGCAAGATCGTCTTCATGTTCTATCCGCAAAAGGCGCCAAAGCACGTGGAGAACTTCAAGGAGCTCGCCAACGCCAAGTTCTACGACGGCGTCAGGTTCCACCGGTGCATGCCCGGCTTCATGATCCAGACCGGTGACCCCCTGAGCAAGGACACCGGCAAGTACGACATGTGGGGCACCGGCGGGAACATGGTCGACGGCAAAGAGAAGTTTGTGCCCGCCGAGTTCACCGACATCCACCACGCCCGCGGCATCGTGAGCATGGCCCGCGCGAACGACCCGAACTCGGCGAGCAGCCAGTTCTTCATCGTCACCGACAACGCTCCGACCCTTGACGGAAAGTACTCGGCGTTCGGATGGGTGGTCTCGGGCATGGACGTCGCCGACGCCATCGTCAAGACGGGGCCCTCCGACCCGAACGAGAACGGCAAGGTCAAGAAGGACGACGCGGTCACGGTCAAGTCAATCAGGATTGAGAAATGGCCGGTCAAGTGA
- a CDS encoding FAD:protein FMN transferase, producing MALGDSGVEHRYAQVHMGMRVDVTVYSGSTAQADAAARAAYRRFAEIDAVFSDYRQDSEAKKLMAQAGKGPQPASADMVRVLRMAERVSEASDGAFDVTVGPLTQLWRQCRKTLRLPDPETLAAARALVGYKMVHVGDHTVTLDKPGMKLDFGGVAKGYACQEALRAMRREGVDQALVVAGGDMAMGDPPPGQKGWRVEIVGRPGHVELRNCAVSTSGSTEQFVEIDGERYSHIVDPRTGLGVRHRTQATVVADSGLTSDPLSKVVCLLGREAGGKIVRRFGARASAVERK from the coding sequence TTGGCCCTTGGGGACTCGGGCGTCGAGCACCGGTACGCCCAGGTGCACATGGGCATGCGGGTGGACGTCACGGTCTACTCTGGTTCGACGGCCCAAGCTGACGCTGCGGCACGGGCGGCCTACCGGCGATTCGCTGAGATCGACGCGGTCTTTTCCGATTACCGGCAAGACAGCGAGGCGAAGAAATTGATGGCTCAAGCCGGCAAAGGGCCCCAGCCCGCCTCCGCGGACATGGTCCGCGTCCTCCGGATGGCCGAGCGTGTCAGCGAGGCGTCGGACGGGGCGTTCGACGTGACGGTCGGGCCGCTGACACAGCTTTGGCGGCAGTGTCGGAAGACACTACGGCTTCCCGACCCGGAGACCCTTGCGGCGGCGAGGGCCTTGGTCGGCTACAAGATGGTGCATGTCGGGGACCACACCGTCACTCTCGACAAACCGGGGATGAAGCTGGACTTCGGCGGGGTGGCCAAGGGATACGCCTGTCAGGAAGCGCTGCGGGCGATGCGACGGGAGGGCGTCGACCAAGCCCTGGTCGTCGCCGGCGGCGACATGGCGATGGGCGACCCGCCGCCAGGCCAGAAGGGCTGGCGCGTGGAGATTGTCGGTCGGCCTGGACATGTGGAGCTGCGCAACTGCGCGGTGTCGACGTCAGGGTCGACCGAGCAGTTCGTCGAGATCGACGGCGAGCGGTACTCGCACATCGTCGACCCGCGCACCGGCCTCGGCGTGCGGCACCGTACCCAGGCGACCGTGGTGGCCGACAGCGGCCTCACCTCCGACCCGCTCAGCAAAGTGGTCTGCCTGCTGGGGCGTGAGGCCGGCGGCAAGATCGTCCGTCGGTTCGGTGCACGGGCGTCGGCGGTCGAACGCAAGTAG
- a CDS encoding SUMF1/EgtB/PvdO family nonheme iron enzyme: MNILLGLVLATTPTHAPLRVEVAQQKIPGTLVAFDMAKTPGGSVTVDGKKYEIKPLWVSTTEVTWDMYDIWTYRLDLTKEEQTNGTDAKSRPSKPYLPPDYGFGHAGYAAICVTHNAAKTFCEWLSKRTGRKYRLPTEAEWVYLAQAGSDKLPAKMTDVGWFVENSNEKTHPVGKKAPNAWGIHDVFGNAAEWVDTTDGREIVCGGSFRDSAADVNFMTRQPYTIEWQERDPQIPKSKWWLSDADFPGMRLVCEEAPSKN; encoded by the coding sequence ATGAACATTCTCCTCGGTCTCGTCCTCGCCACCACCCCGACCCACGCGCCCCTGCGCGTCGAAGTGGCCCAACAGAAGATACCAGGCACTCTCGTTGCCTTTGACATGGCCAAGACCCCCGGCGGCAGCGTCACCGTGGACGGCAAGAAGTACGAAATCAAGCCGCTGTGGGTCAGCACAACCGAAGTCACGTGGGACATGTACGACATCTGGACCTACCGTCTCGACCTGACCAAAGAGGAGCAGACCAACGGGACGGACGCCAAGTCCCGCCCTAGCAAGCCCTACCTGCCCCCTGACTATGGGTTCGGCCACGCGGGGTACGCGGCGATCTGCGTCACCCACAACGCCGCCAAGACTTTCTGCGAATGGCTGTCCAAGCGGACAGGGAGGAAGTACCGACTGCCTACCGAGGCCGAATGGGTCTACCTCGCCCAGGCAGGCTCAGACAAGTTGCCCGCCAAAATGACGGACGTCGGTTGGTTTGTCGAGAACTCGAACGAGAAGACCCACCCGGTCGGCAAGAAGGCCCCCAACGCCTGGGGCATCCACGACGTCTTCGGTAACGCGGCCGAGTGGGTCGACACGACGGACGGCCGCGAGATTGTCTGTGGCGGCTCGTTCCGCGACTCAGCCGCCGACGTCAACTTCATGACGCGCCAACCCTACACGATCGAGTGGCAGGAGCGCGACCCGCAGATTCCCAAGAGCAAATGGTGGCTCAGCGACGCCGACTTCCCCGGCATGCGGCTCGTTTGCGAAGAGGCCCCCTCGAAGAACTAG
- a CDS encoding NADH-quinone oxidoreductase subunit B → MGDTEKGGAVVVTTLDTLFNQARANALWPLTFGLACCAIEMMATVASRFDLARFGSEAFRATPRQADVMIIAGRLSKKMAPVLRQIYDQMPDPKWVISMGACASSGGVYNNYAIVQGADQVVPVDIYVPGCPPSPDALMYAVIKLQNKIKHQAMKSNKSMSILELKPRELGEVKA, encoded by the coding sequence ATCGGTGACACCGAAAAGGGCGGGGCGGTCGTCGTCACCACCCTGGACACTCTCTTTAACCAAGCCCGGGCCAACGCCCTGTGGCCGCTGACGTTCGGCTTGGCCTGCTGTGCCATCGAGATGATGGCGACGGTCGCCTCGCGGTTCGACTTGGCCCGGTTTGGTTCCGAGGCGTTCCGGGCGACCCCGCGGCAGGCCGACGTGATGATCATCGCGGGCCGGCTGAGCAAGAAGATGGCCCCGGTGCTCCGCCAGATTTACGACCAGATGCCCGACCCGAAGTGGGTGATCAGCATGGGCGCCTGCGCGTCCTCGGGCGGGGTGTACAACAACTACGCGATTGTCCAAGGTGCCGACCAAGTGGTGCCGGTCGACATCTATGTGCCCGGGTGCCCGCCGTCTCCCGACGCCCTCATGTATGCCGTCATCAAACTGCAAAACAAGATCAAGCACCAAGCCATGAAGTCGAACAAGTCGATGTCCATCCTGGAACTCAAGCCCCGCGAACTGGGCGAGGTGAAGGCGTGA
- a CDS encoding chloride channel protein, which translates to MNQSSNGKAAPWYRSTGTGDFEPRTVLVSVAAVLVGLLAAGTAKILVLLIAIITNLAFFGKFSLENTDPSGNHLGYLLPVVPVIGGLIVGLMAKFGSRAICGHGIPEAMEQVLTNESRIPPKMTILKPVSAAVAIGTGGPFGAEGPIIATGGALGSIVGQLLHTTALERKTLLASGAAAGMTAIFGTPIAALLLAVELLLFEFRPRTLVPVGLACVAAGTMRTILFPPGAVFAMPALGQIGGEEMIFYLGLGLVVGLAAVGVTKLVYGVEAAFEHLPLHWSLWPAIGGLAVGVVGIFAPRTLGVGYSNISDVLNGRLVGPVLITLCLAKLVSWALSLGSGTSGGTLAPLLTIGGCLGAFAGTTVGVAWGIDPRLAALVGMAALFCGASRALLTSIVFALEVTGRPEALLPLLCCCTVSYLVSFLLSKDTIMTEKITKRGVYVPQGFVADRMSSVTVGHACTRDVVSLPAWVPLSEARETLSQLGPCAKHGAYPVVDRSGSVVGLITRHDLADERLPVESNLLELSRGTSIAIGEDATLRDAADLMAAHEVGRLPVTNHEGKLVGILSQKDLMEAHRAILHDHTSAEKTIRVGWPPTRGTGGR; encoded by the coding sequence GTGAATCAATCTTCTAACGGCAAAGCGGCGCCGTGGTACCGGTCCACCGGGACGGGTGACTTTGAGCCTCGGACCGTCCTGGTGTCAGTCGCAGCGGTCCTCGTAGGCCTCCTCGCCGCGGGCACGGCGAAAATTCTTGTCCTCCTCATCGCCATCATCACAAACTTGGCCTTTTTCGGCAAGTTTTCCCTGGAAAACACGGACCCATCAGGCAACCATCTCGGATATCTGTTGCCCGTCGTCCCCGTCATCGGCGGCCTGATCGTCGGGCTGATGGCCAAGTTCGGCTCTCGGGCCATCTGCGGCCATGGCATCCCGGAGGCAATGGAGCAGGTCCTGACCAACGAAAGCAGGATCCCGCCGAAAATGACGATCCTGAAGCCGGTCTCGGCCGCCGTCGCGATCGGCACCGGTGGCCCGTTCGGCGCCGAAGGCCCGATCATCGCGACGGGCGGGGCCCTCGGTTCTATCGTCGGCCAGTTGCTTCACACCACCGCCTTAGAGCGGAAGACTCTGCTGGCCTCCGGTGCGGCGGCCGGTATGACCGCCATCTTCGGCACCCCCATCGCGGCCCTGCTCCTCGCCGTCGAGCTCCTTTTGTTCGAGTTCCGACCCCGCACTCTCGTGCCCGTCGGCCTGGCCTGCGTCGCGGCGGGGACCATGCGCACCATCCTCTTTCCTCCCGGTGCCGTCTTCGCGATGCCCGCCCTTGGCCAAATCGGCGGCGAGGAAATGATCTTCTATCTTGGCCTGGGACTCGTGGTCGGTCTCGCCGCCGTCGGTGTGACCAAGCTCGTCTATGGCGTCGAGGCGGCGTTTGAGCACCTCCCCCTCCACTGGTCCCTGTGGCCGGCCATCGGCGGCCTCGCCGTCGGCGTGGTCGGCATCTTTGCCCCGCGGACGCTGGGCGTCGGCTACTCCAACATCAGCGACGTCCTGAACGGCCGCCTGGTCGGCCCGGTGCTCATCACCCTGTGCCTTGCCAAGCTGGTCTCCTGGGCCCTGTCCCTGGGTAGCGGCACATCGGGCGGCACCCTGGCCCCCCTCTTGACGATCGGCGGTTGCCTTGGGGCGTTTGCCGGCACGACCGTCGGCGTGGCGTGGGGGATCGACCCCCGGCTGGCCGCTTTGGTCGGCATGGCCGCCCTGTTCTGTGGGGCGTCGCGGGCCCTTCTGACTTCGATCGTCTTCGCCCTCGAAGTCACCGGACGGCCCGAAGCCTTGCTGCCGCTGCTCTGTTGCTGTACGGTCAGCTACCTCGTGTCCTTCCTCTTGTCAAAGGACACGATCATGACGGAGAAGATCACCAAGCGCGGGGTGTACGTCCCCCAGGGCTTTGTCGCGGACCGTATGTCCAGCGTCACCGTCGGCCATGCCTGCACGAGGGACGTCGTCTCGCTGCCCGCCTGGGTACCGCTCTCCGAGGCTCGTGAGACCCTTTCCCAGCTGGGCCCGTGCGCCAAGCACGGGGCCTACCCCGTCGTCGACCGGTCCGGCTCGGTGGTCGGCCTCATCACCAGGCACGACCTCGCCGACGAACGGCTCCCCGTCGAGTCCAACCTTCTGGAGTTGAGCCGGGGAACGTCCATCGCGATCGGCGAAGACGCCACCCTGCGCGACGCCGCCGACCTGATGGCCGCCCACGAAGTCGGTCGCCTACCCGTGACCAACCACGAGGGCAAACTTGTCGGCATCTTGTCGCAAAAGGACCTCATGGAGGCCCACCGGGCGATCCTGCACGACCACACCAGCGCGGAGAAGACGATCCGGGTCGGTTGGCCGCCTACTCGCGGGACGGGCGGTCGTTAA